One Fimbriiglobus ruber genomic window carries:
- a CDS encoding caspase family protein yields MAATVRATCPGCQNVLRIPAEWADKPVKCKKCGSVVQGKAPVPNGAPLGGSDLNGHVPPPATAVPDLNGAAPPYQATPPQGFPSAPPQQQPGYPYPPQGYPQQAPGYGYGPPPGYPAAPGYPYGAPPPGYGYATPPAGYPAAPQGYPQPGYGGYPAPQAPQGYPPQMAPPGYGHQAPPHGYAGAHAPGGYGAPPAPPPVNEFPSSFSEPNPVSSANKRRNRGSSSSGKYVWAGFGVVMVGIAIACAANFTRLKTAFLGKTDQQVAGSENGGNTTTPGTQKSTAPAGPGAGTGIKSASIQFPRRMLVMNASKYLYCNSLAAGKSHTGGDQVSEVAKRLAFEWRVPQDPGNNQLFVLDDTSGKTARPMLKSIIEQTYEQFCETSRPQDHVFIYFGGHATEKEGKAYLVPVDGDLSDAATLVPLDDFWAKVKDCKAQQKVVVFDVCRLNEDGDQVRPGSEALSEGLEKALTSPPAGVQVVTTCSMGQNALEYRRNPQDAADVIGSLFLSTMKYVADKGKAKPAKPLAPDDPLPIGQWVDAAKVRMKEVAGLTMKGEQVPKLTGSEPGSAVAFNAEEAAAKRFEFPTPPKGLAPTEIAKITKIIDLPPIRQNTSGDEEPIETLIPFTEEAMKDYKTDMSEEDIKKDPEKYKVRIAALDTLEAIRKVWTATQAKDGSSGLRETFTGDSNDAVKKQIIAEQETPARIILELDERVKAMEMVMGDLEKEESKFWKATFQYTLAQAKARLAFMNEYNLSLGNIRTDSLPMKDEKKGQTGLQLVSQEKMKSKKDVKDLAEDAKKLFAELAKESKDTPWGVVAHRNKVLALGLDWKAFAAAGTGIKD; encoded by the coding sequence ATGGCCGCAACGGTCCGAGCGACATGCCCCGGTTGTCAGAACGTCCTCCGGATACCGGCGGAATGGGCCGACAAGCCCGTAAAGTGCAAGAAATGCGGCTCGGTCGTTCAGGGTAAAGCTCCTGTTCCCAATGGGGCACCGCTGGGCGGCTCGGACCTGAACGGCCACGTTCCGCCGCCGGCAACCGCAGTCCCGGACCTGAATGGTGCGGCGCCGCCCTATCAAGCGACTCCGCCACAGGGCTTTCCGTCGGCGCCGCCGCAGCAGCAACCTGGTTATCCGTACCCGCCTCAGGGCTACCCGCAGCAGGCGCCCGGTTACGGCTACGGACCACCGCCGGGTTATCCGGCCGCTCCGGGCTACCCGTATGGTGCCCCGCCGCCCGGCTACGGTTACGCTACTCCGCCCGCCGGCTATCCCGCCGCGCCGCAGGGCTACCCGCAACCGGGCTACGGCGGCTATCCCGCGCCGCAAGCTCCTCAGGGCTACCCGCCCCAAATGGCACCGCCCGGCTACGGCCACCAGGCACCTCCTCACGGGTACGCGGGGGCACATGCTCCCGGGGGATATGGCGCACCGCCCGCCCCGCCGCCGGTCAATGAATTCCCGAGTAGCTTCAGCGAGCCGAATCCCGTCTCTTCGGCCAACAAGCGTCGAAATCGTGGCAGTAGTAGCTCCGGAAAATACGTGTGGGCCGGTTTCGGGGTGGTGATGGTCGGCATTGCCATCGCGTGCGCCGCAAATTTCACCAGACTGAAGACCGCTTTTCTCGGTAAGACGGACCAGCAGGTTGCCGGCAGCGAGAACGGCGGGAACACGACGACCCCGGGCACGCAAAAATCGACTGCGCCGGCCGGCCCCGGCGCCGGGACGGGCATCAAGAGCGCGTCGATTCAATTTCCGCGGCGCATGCTCGTCATGAACGCGAGCAAATACCTGTACTGCAACTCGCTTGCGGCCGGTAAATCGCACACCGGCGGCGACCAGGTCTCCGAGGTGGCGAAACGGCTCGCATTTGAATGGCGCGTGCCGCAAGATCCGGGGAACAACCAGTTATTCGTACTTGACGACACGTCCGGCAAGACGGCCCGTCCGATGTTGAAGTCGATCATCGAGCAGACCTACGAACAATTCTGCGAAACGAGCCGCCCGCAGGATCACGTGTTCATCTACTTCGGCGGTCACGCGACCGAGAAGGAAGGCAAGGCGTACCTCGTCCCCGTCGACGGCGACCTGTCCGACGCCGCGACGCTGGTCCCGCTCGACGACTTCTGGGCGAAGGTCAAAGACTGCAAGGCCCAGCAAAAGGTCGTGGTGTTCGATGTCTGCCGGCTGAACGAAGACGGCGACCAGGTCCGGCCGGGGAGCGAAGCCCTGTCCGAGGGGTTGGAGAAGGCGCTCACGTCTCCCCCCGCGGGCGTGCAGGTGGTGACGACTTGTTCGATGGGCCAGAACGCCCTCGAATACCGCCGCAACCCGCAGGACGCCGCGGACGTGATCGGGAGCCTGTTCCTGAGCACCATGAAGTACGTCGCGGACAAGGGGAAGGCCAAACCGGCCAAACCCCTCGCACCGGACGACCCGCTGCCGATCGGTCAGTGGGTGGACGCCGCCAAGGTGCGGATGAAAGAAGTGGCCGGACTGACGATGAAGGGCGAGCAGGTGCCGAAACTCACCGGCTCCGAACCGGGCTCGGCCGTCGCGTTCAACGCCGAAGAAGCCGCCGCGAAGCGGTTCGAGTTCCCGACCCCACCGAAGGGTTTGGCGCCCACCGAGATCGCCAAGATCACCAAGATCATCGACCTGCCGCCGATCCGCCAGAACACGTCCGGGGACGAGGAGCCGATCGAGACGCTCATCCCGTTTACCGAAGAGGCGATGAAGGACTACAAGACGGACATGAGCGAGGAAGACATCAAGAAAGACCCGGAAAAATACAAGGTGCGAATCGCGGCCCTGGACACTCTGGAGGCGATCCGCAAGGTCTGGACGGCGACGCAGGCGAAAGACGGCTCCTCCGGTTTGCGCGAGACGTTCACGGGCGACAGCAACGACGCCGTCAAGAAGCAGATCATCGCCGAACAGGAAACACCGGCCCGGATCATCCTCGAACTCGACGAGCGGGTGAAGGCGATGGAGATGGTCATGGGCGACCTGGAAAAAGAAGAGTCCAAGTTCTGGAAGGCCACCTTCCAGTACACGCTCGCCCAAGCCAAGGCCCGCCTCGCTTTCATGAACGAGTACAACCTTTCGCTCGGCAACATCCGCACGGATTCGCTGCCGATGAAGGACGAGAAGAAGGGCCAGACCGGCTTGCAACTCGTGTCGCAAGAAAAGATGAAGAGCAAAAAGGACGTCAAGGATCTCGCCGAGGACGCGAAGAAACTCTTCGCGGAACTCGCCAAGGAAAGCAAGGACACGCCGTGGGGTGTCGTCGCCCACCGGAACAAAGTCCTCGCACTCGGACTGGACTGGAAGGCATTTGCCGCGGCCGGCACCGGCATCAAGGATTAA
- a CDS encoding helix-turn-helix domain-containing protein, protein MRPQYSFPEPVVQAIADARYRHPDPRVQERMEILWLKTRNVTHSRIAELANVSRSTVQRTLRIYAAKGLDGVRSFGWKGQPSALTPHHGTIEDAFRRHPPHTAHEAARRIEDLTGVRRKASRVRQFLKEDLGMKCLKVAPIPVPPKKTVDEHARTQADFLKDGTGTEVGGSPRR, encoded by the coding sequence ATGCGTCCCCAATATTCGTTTCCCGAACCCGTGGTCCAAGCGATCGCGGACGCGCGCTATCGGCACCCGGACCCGCGTGTCCAAGAGCGGATGGAGATTCTCTGGCTCAAGACCCGGAACGTGACGCACAGTCGGATCGCGGAGTTGGCCAACGTGTCGCGCTCCACGGTGCAGCGGACCCTGCGGATCTATGCGGCGAAGGGTCTGGATGGGGTCCGATCGTTCGGCTGGAAGGGCCAACCCAGTGCGCTGACACCGCATCACGGGACGATCGAAGACGCGTTTCGCCGGCACCCGCCGCACACGGCCCACGAGGCGGCGCGGCGGATCGAGGACCTGACGGGCGTCCGACGCAAGGCGTCGCGGGTGCGCCAGTTCTTGAAAGAGGATCTGGGGATGAAATGCCTGAAGGTGGCACCCATCCCGGTGCCGCCCAAGAAAACGGTCGACGAACACGCCCGCACGCAGGCGGATTTTTTAAAAGACGGAACTGGAACCGAAGTTGGCGGAAGCCCGCGACGGTAA
- a CDS encoding IS630 family transposase: MAEARDGKRTVYFVDASHFVLASFLGWVWCFVRLHVRAASGRQRYNVLGALNAVTHELVTEINTTYITATSVCALLRKIAALGGSLPITLVLDNARYQRCALVEHTAKALGIELLFLPSYSPNLNLIERLWKFVKKEALNSRHHQDFKKFQEAIDHCLADLPTKHREKLATLMTHKFQTWDNVSLLDA; encoded by the coding sequence TTGGCGGAAGCCCGCGACGGTAAGCGGACGGTGTACTTCGTGGACGCGTCGCACTTCGTCTTGGCGTCGTTCCTGGGGTGGGTGTGGTGCTTCGTCCGGTTACATGTCCGGGCCGCGTCGGGACGGCAGAGGTACAACGTGCTGGGTGCGCTGAACGCGGTCACGCACGAGCTGGTGACAGAAATCAACACGACGTACATCACGGCCACCTCGGTGTGTGCGTTGCTCCGCAAGATCGCGGCCCTCGGTGGGTCATTGCCGATCACGCTGGTACTCGACAACGCCCGCTACCAGCGGTGCGCGCTGGTGGAGCACACGGCCAAGGCACTCGGGATCGAGTTGTTGTTCCTGCCGTCGTATTCGCCGAACCTGAACTTGATCGAGCGACTCTGGAAGTTCGTGAAGAAGGAGGCGTTGAACAGCCGCCACCATCAGGACTTCAAGAAGTTCCAGGAGGCCATCGACCATTGCTTGGCGGATCTGCCGACGAAACACCGAGAGAAACTGGCGACCCTGATGACCCACAAATTCCAGACGTGGGACAATGTGTCACTCCTGGACGCGTAA
- a CDS encoding sterol desaturase family protein, translating to MHWISTLGDIWLATLVWLLGLGTVFAVLTRVFPCNPGMFWWKDRRAVRADVVYWFGMPLFFLVSRMLMLMGGVLLLFGGEDPPPAPVIGWPLALQAVAILLIQDVMLYWIHRLFHSRTGWKFHAIHHSPETLDWTASARFHPLNHILEFALVDVAVMLLGFPPAALFALAPLNTIYSAMVHANLNWTFGPLRYVFASPVFHRWHHTTEMEGRDKNFASTFPFLDLIFGTFYMPAGKRPEVYGTSESDVPGSFVGQFVYPVRNTRLAGWVGRRPVVGYAAGILGIGVLLSGLAYCDALTVAWNEQQAQLAMADAQPDPNEWPVAIANEDLRKAGGPIPIPEIPLLAPPAIAVTSVAVSADGRSILSGHEDGSIKLWDGDGREKRSFPAHRLRVTGVAMTKDGSQLISAGADGIVKVWDADGHEKRTLWGHNGAVLSVAVTSDGRKIVSGGVDGSIKVWVAEGNDEQTEMKQAGAVTSIAIDDAGNGMIATGDVTQADAKGASRWDLRSQKAAYFQGHRDLVYATAVCPDGHLAATGGFDGQVKLWDTQTQKEVRSLAHAGRVYCVAFSGDGRLLASGGNDRTVRVWDVATGQEVASLTSHTDAITGVAVTADGSRVVSCSRDGTIRTHTLSVPTSSSLPAKRLVAVPAQR from the coding sequence ATGCACTGGATCTCGACACTTGGCGACATCTGGCTGGCCACCCTCGTCTGGCTGCTGGGGTTGGGTACGGTGTTCGCGGTGTTGACGCGGGTCTTTCCCTGCAACCCGGGTATGTTCTGGTGGAAGGACCGCCGGGCCGTTCGCGCCGACGTGGTGTACTGGTTCGGCATGCCGCTTTTCTTTCTCGTCAGCCGGATGCTGATGCTGATGGGGGGCGTCCTCCTGCTGTTCGGCGGTGAAGATCCCCCGCCCGCGCCGGTGATCGGCTGGCCGCTCGCGCTGCAGGCAGTTGCGATTTTGCTGATCCAGGATGTGATGCTGTACTGGATTCACCGGCTCTTCCACAGCCGGACCGGATGGAAGTTTCACGCGATTCACCACTCGCCTGAAACGCTCGACTGGACGGCGTCGGCGCGCTTCCACCCGCTCAACCACATTCTGGAATTCGCTCTGGTCGACGTGGCGGTGATGCTTCTCGGCTTCCCGCCGGCCGCCCTCTTCGCCCTCGCGCCCCTCAACACGATTTATTCCGCGATGGTCCACGCCAACTTGAACTGGACCTTCGGCCCGCTCCGCTACGTGTTCGCGAGCCCGGTCTTTCACCGCTGGCACCACACGACCGAGATGGAAGGCCGCGACAAGAACTTCGCCTCGACGTTTCCGTTCCTCGACCTGATCTTCGGCACGTTCTACATGCCGGCCGGCAAGCGCCCCGAGGTGTACGGTACCAGCGAGTCGGACGTGCCCGGGTCGTTCGTCGGCCAATTCGTTTACCCGGTTCGGAACACTCGTTTGGCCGGCTGGGTCGGTCGGCGGCCGGTAGTGGGGTACGCCGCGGGTATTCTGGGGATAGGAGTCTTGTTGTCGGGGCTGGCCTACTGCGATGCCCTGACGGTTGCCTGGAACGAACAGCAAGCCCAGCTAGCGATGGCAGACGCGCAGCCGGACCCGAACGAATGGCCGGTTGCAATCGCTAACGAGGATCTGCGAAAAGCGGGCGGACCGATTCCGATCCCCGAAATACCTCTCCTCGCTCCCCCGGCTATCGCCGTCACGTCGGTCGCGGTTTCGGCCGACGGGCGGTCTATCCTGAGTGGACACGAAGACGGGTCGATCAAACTGTGGGACGGCGACGGCCGCGAGAAACGATCATTCCCTGCCCACCGTCTTCGCGTCACCGGCGTCGCCATGACGAAAGACGGTTCGCAGTTGATTTCGGCCGGTGCGGACGGGATCGTCAAAGTGTGGGACGCGGACGGCCACGAAAAACGAACACTCTGGGGCCACAACGGCGCCGTCCTGTCCGTTGCCGTGACATCTGATGGGCGGAAGATCGTTTCCGGCGGCGTCGACGGATCGATCAAGGTCTGGGTTGCTGAAGGCAATGACGAACAGACCGAGATGAAGCAGGCGGGCGCCGTCACGAGTATCGCGATCGACGACGCCGGGAACGGCATGATCGCGACCGGCGACGTGACGCAGGCGGACGCAAAGGGGGCGTCACGGTGGGATTTGCGCTCGCAAAAGGCGGCTTACTTCCAGGGACACCGAGACCTGGTTTACGCGACGGCGGTCTGCCCGGACGGTCACCTCGCCGCCACTGGGGGCTTCGACGGACAGGTCAAACTTTGGGACACGCAAACGCAAAAAGAGGTGCGGTCACTCGCCCACGCCGGACGGGTTTACTGCGTGGCGTTCAGCGGCGATGGGCGCCTCCTCGCTTCGGGCGGTAACGACCGCACCGTTCGCGTGTGGGATGTCGCGACCGGGCAAGAAGTCGCCAGCTTAACCAGCCACACCGACGCGATCACCGGCGTCGCGGTCACAGCCGACGGCTCGCGGGTCGTTTCTTGTAGCCGCGATGGGACGATCAGAACGCACACGCTTTCAGTGCCCACGAGTTCGTCCCTACCGGCGAAACGACTTGTTGCAGTTCCCGCCCAGCGGTAA
- a CDS encoding DMT family transporter, producing the protein MAWVYLLVAALFEIGWAVGLKYSQGFTKFWPSVLTIAAMVLSLFFLAVAVRSIPVGTGYAIWTGIGAVGTATLGIILFAEPVTAWRVGCLLLILCGVVGLKIAAP; encoded by the coding sequence ATGGCGTGGGTCTATCTGTTGGTCGCCGCCCTGTTTGAAATCGGCTGGGCCGTCGGCCTGAAATACTCGCAGGGCTTCACAAAATTCTGGCCGAGCGTGCTGACCATCGCCGCAATGGTGCTGAGTCTCTTCTTCCTGGCTGTGGCCGTGCGGTCCATCCCGGTCGGCACGGGCTACGCCATCTGGACGGGCATCGGCGCGGTCGGGACCGCCACTCTGGGCATCATTCTGTTCGCGGAGCCGGTCACGGCGTGGCGAGTGGGCTGCCTGCTCCTGATCCTCTGCGGAGTTGTCGGACTGAAAATCGCGGCCCCGTGA
- a CDS encoding transposase, with the protein MHHGHRYTLAYTWVRAEDSTVEVLQRLLTEVGNSGVRIRKLLLDRGFFSVAVMQFLQERNCPFLMPVVMRGRKPRRGKKSTGWRMFRRKPAGWYRHTHRHKGEEVTVRVCVSYKSYRHHRTNKRRAKTLVFASWRVSGAPRDVRDAYRTRFGIESSYRQLGQARIRTSTRNPILRSFFVGLALLLRNLWVWFQALWFGEDRHPRVQAASKRFQFRWMLAVLAQGNNDNETLSDTRT; encoded by the coding sequence ATTCATCATGGGCACAGGTATACCCTGGCGTACACGTGGGTCCGGGCGGAAGACTCGACGGTCGAGGTTCTGCAACGACTCCTGACCGAGGTCGGGAACAGCGGCGTGAGGATTCGCAAACTGCTTCTGGATCGGGGGTTTTTCAGCGTCGCCGTGATGCAGTTTCTCCAGGAGCGCAACTGTCCCTTCCTGATGCCCGTGGTGATGCGCGGGCGGAAGCCGCGTCGCGGGAAGAAGTCCACGGGATGGCGGATGTTCCGGCGCAAGCCCGCCGGCTGGTATCGTCACACGCACCGTCACAAGGGTGAGGAGGTGACCGTGAGGGTCTGTGTGAGTTACAAGAGCTACCGCCACCACCGGACGAACAAGCGGCGGGCCAAGACGTTGGTATTCGCCAGCTGGCGTGTGTCGGGTGCACCGAGGGACGTGCGTGACGCGTATCGCACACGGTTCGGGATCGAAAGCAGCTATCGGCAACTCGGTCAGGCGCGAATCCGGACCAGTACCCGGAACCCGATCCTGCGATCGTTCTTCGTGGGTCTGGCCCTGTTGCTGCGAAACCTTTGGGTGTGGTTTCAGGCGCTCTGGTTCGGGGAGGACAGGCACCCGCGAGTGCAAGCGGCATCGAAACGATTCCAGTTCAGGTGGATGTTGGCCGTACTTGCTCAAGGAAATAACGACAACGAAACGCTTTCTGATACGCGAACATAA
- a CDS encoding GntR family transcriptional regulator, translated as MQETLSEKTYRELRRKLLAGELQAGSQLVNRSLAQEMSVSLAPVREAINRLATEGLVEHVPGAGAFVRKPSQQDLDELYVLREAVESCAAAEAARNITQRQLDALDEVRREFDGLVADIRRLKGQTATDAVLDRWLDCEERFHSAIVAAARNRLLAKVIDDYTALGQVFGVQRQRAAILTLAVAEQTCEDHAAIVDALRRRDADAAHKLMSTHIQRGRKMVLDYMRDHRGNGG; from the coding sequence GTGCAAGAAACGTTGTCGGAAAAAACCTACCGCGAACTCCGCCGCAAGTTGCTCGCCGGGGAGCTACAGGCCGGGTCGCAGCTGGTCAACCGGTCGCTCGCCCAGGAGATGTCCGTCAGCCTGGCCCCAGTCCGCGAGGCGATCAACCGGCTGGCCACCGAGGGGTTGGTGGAACACGTCCCCGGGGCCGGGGCGTTCGTCCGCAAGCCGAGCCAACAGGATCTGGACGAGCTGTACGTGCTGCGGGAGGCGGTCGAGAGCTGCGCCGCCGCCGAGGCCGCCCGGAACATCACGCAGCGACAACTGGACGCGCTGGACGAGGTCCGCCGGGAGTTCGACGGGTTGGTCGCGGACATCCGCCGGCTGAAGGGGCAGACGGCCACCGACGCGGTGCTGGACCGCTGGCTCGACTGCGAGGAACGGTTCCACTCGGCCATCGTCGCGGCCGCCCGCAACCGGCTGCTGGCCAAGGTGATCGACGACTACACGGCCCTCGGTCAGGTGTTCGGGGTGCAGCGGCAGCGGGCGGCGATCCTCACCCTGGCCGTCGCCGAACAGACGTGCGAGGACCACGCGGCCATCGTCGACGCCCTCCGCCGGCGGGACGCGGACGCCGCCCACAAGCTGATGAGTACCCACATCCAGAGGGGCCGCAAGATGGTACTCGACTACATGCGGGATCACCGCGGCAACGGCGGGTAA